One window from the genome of Clupea harengus chromosome 19, Ch_v2.0.2, whole genome shotgun sequence encodes:
- the ptp4a2b gene encoding protein tyrosine phosphatase type IVA 2, with translation MGRLANMNRPAAVEITYDGMRFLITHNPTNATLTKFTEELKKSEVTTLVRVCEATYDKAPVEKAGIQVVDWPFDDGAPPPTQIVDDWLNLLKTKFREEPGCCVAVHCVAGLGRAPVLVALALIECGMKWEDAVQFIRQKRRGAFNSKQLLYLEKYRPKMRLRFKDSNGHNCCIQ, from the exons ATGGG ACGTCTGGCCAACATGAACCGCCCGGCAGCAGTAGAGATCACCTACGATGGGATGAGGTTCCTCATCACCCACAATCCTACCAACGCTACGCTCACCAAGttcacagag GAGCTGAAGAAGTCTGAGGTGACGACgctggtgagagtgtgtgaggccaCTTATGACAAAGCTCCTGTGGAGAAGGCCGGCATCCAGGTCGTG GACTGGCCCTTCGACGACGGCGCCCCGCCCCCTACCCAGATTGTAGATGATTGGCTGAACCTGTTGAAGACCAAGTTCCGGGAGGAGCCTGGCTGCTGCGTCGCCGTTCACTGTGTCGCGGGATTGGGCag aGCACCGGTGCTGGTTGCCCTTGCCTTAATTGAGTGTGGGATGAAGTGGGAGGATGCAGTCCAGTTCATAAGACA GAAGAGACGTGGAGCCTTCAACTCCAAACAGCTTCTCTACCTGGAGAAGTATCGGCCCAAGATGCGCCTGCGGTTCAAAGACTCCAACGGCCACAACTGCTGCATCCAGTAA